A window from Purpureocillium takamizusanense chromosome 3, complete sequence encodes these proteins:
- a CDS encoding uncharacterized protein (EggNog:ENOG503P1TY~COG:T) — protein MSINWVMLNQGGFVKLGNERVLLKLESRISCELSVPQELRARCTAFQRKSDKGTLFLTNKRIVYLPAKPAQEPKFESFSAPILKFQDSSTSSSMWWGWVWKSDCVPVSGGGIPPDLPRIEVKFTFSDGGMMDFNEAYIRLRERLFQYQEMRREMGPGADIPDEPLPAYEAQGGQPAPVAALAVPRNVRSDSSSSRRAPDEPPPDYDEAQAQQLSNRLEDHIRGEAERGDREDN, from the exons ATGTCCATAAA CTGGGTCATGCTTAACCAGGGCGGTTTCGTCAAGCTCGGCAACGAGCGCGTCCTTCTCAAGCTCGAGTCGCGGATATCGTGCGAGCTGTCCGTGCCCCAGGAGCTACGCGCGCGCTGCACCGCCTTCCAGCGCAAGAGCGACAAGGGCACCTTGTTCCTGACCAACAAGCGG ATAGTCTACCTGCCCGCCAAGCCCGCCCAGGAGCCCAAGTTTGAGTCCTTCAGCGCGCCCATCCTCAAGTTCCAGGATTCGAGCACCTCGTCATCCATGTGGTGGGGATGGGTCTGGAAGTCGGACTGCGTGCccgtctcgggcggcggcatcccccCGGACCTGCCGCGCATCGAGGTCAAATTCACCTTTTCTGACGGTGGCATGATGGACTTTAACGAGGCGTATATTCGCCTGCGGGAACGCTTGTTCCAGTACCAGGAGATGCGGCGGGAGATGGGGCCCGGCGCCGATATCCCCGACGAGCCGCTGCCAGCGTACGAGGctcagggcgggcagccggcacccgtcgcggcgctggctgtgCCCCGAAACGTTCGTTCCGACAGCTCCTCGAGCCGAAGAGCCCcagacgagccgccgcccgactacgacgaggcccaggcgcagcagctgaGCAACCGGCTGGAGGATCACATCCGGGGCGAGGCGGAAAGGGGCGACCGGGAGGACAATTGA
- a CDS encoding uncharacterized protein (EggNog:ENOG503NW56~COG:I), with product MAANLTSTADLANGGEESAAQKLLQKHAEAPHTVTVEDVPDEEGPAPKPAAEASGSWAAPMGVKAAGKQQETQAKSALDTQSHELFPELGAPKGKSANVAPVWGAKSGTNGKANGSGASNGASRSSTPTSAGPATPSQSSAAPSMFIPGRNVETVTLDPAFILPRGQLKRPIADTLKDINRKSRANVTMSTASNGRLRFDATGPPEVAQQALKDLVSQIGLRTSIKVPIPHSARAHIIGKGGSMIKALQEKTGARIQLPRAEEGSRPADDDDDDDATIDVIVEGNALSAASARNEILKIAGERSANVQTKVRGIAPAFYPFLAGPANAMAQSLEDENGVQIRVPPHQPLSRVPAPVAPAPGQRPVFHPAGADDDHIQLAGDRAAVQKVRAEIERRAAQLQKELEAEQLSIQRGRHQFIVGDRGVPADDFFAETGCAILLPSEDDDDMITIIGPADRVQTGLERAMDLAMGMQMSNIDISRFHRTAPSGAAAHAANVTRYLRQRREIDRLEKLYSTHINTPFSQDGALPWELYSREGKNAIRAQSEITGIINGLPPARVQAVPVDPFFHQHLRNDVTPRVKKDYGVHVVVPEASETDAPVLLVFEGPDPADGPYQVPRTKPTDTEVKAFQRGIDDARKHILELLNKQEALTSTTLDVLAKFHEKLRRFIKKEQEGRSSDQIPIRVTKVGTTITLRGPASAVDSLAAKARAFVEQAKEEEKERGFTLSFDFPQKYANHLIGKGGSNIKELRDRFDVEIQVQDGKVELKGPKAKAEAARSHIQGLGRTLADETTHVLKIDPKYHRELIGAQGGQINRLQNRYKVLIFFPRSAKSAAEDQSNADATSEAGKPRRQQAPDEVIIRGPKKGADEARDEIFSLHKYLEEHSVTASVPVQQKQVGSLIGQGGAALDELRQATGARIDVPADRDTDVVEIVIKGTASQVAQARKILEEKRAVFDDTVVKTIDVDKKHHKALIGSGGSSLREIVVGAGGSDDRRSLARTIQFPKQDADGNTIKVEGRTEVVHNIIKRIEEIVAERENQVTEVVEVPVENHRSLIGRGGDVKRQMETQFSVSIDVPRQGEGKTGVKVTGRPEKVAEAKAHIAGIVKQQQGEALQVPRSVHHAVSNNGQLFRQLRNNHQVTVDHAGQQAPAKTGSSTRSADAALPLITDDADAAADAHSWKVVRTASDEQGEIPWVLRGPPEGVAKAKEMIQRALEQAQKNDATGYLVLPDPKTYRHVIGPNGSKVNSIRQQSGCRIQVPRDQAKDEAIEIVGSQDGVEKAKDLILAAVREALKRE from the exons ATGGCTGCGAACCTCACGTCCACCGCTGAcctcgccaacggcggcgaggaatCCGCGGCACAGAAGCTCCTCCAGAAGcacgccgaggcgccgcacaccgtcaccgtcgaggacgtccccgacgaggagggacCCGCCccgaagcccgccgccgaggcctcCGGCTCCTGGGCCGCCCCCATGGGCGTAAAGGCCGCCggcaagcagcaggagaCCCAGGCCAAGTCCGCCCTCGACACCCAGTCGCACGAGCTCTTCCCGGAGCTCGGCGCgcccaagggcaagagcGCCAACGTCGCTCCTGTCTGGGGTGCCAAGAGCGGCACTAACGGCAAGGCCAATGGCTCCGGCGCCTCGAACGGCGCCTCTCGCTCTTCTACCCCGACGTCTGCTGgccccgcgacgccctcgcagTCTAGCGCCGCCCCGTCCATGTTCATCCCCGGCCGCAATGTCGAGACGGTCACCCTCGATCCCGCCTTTATCTTGCCCCGTGGTCAGCTGAAGCGTCCCATTGCCGACACCCTCAAGGACATTAACCGCAAGTCGCGGGCCAACGTGACCATGTCCACGGCCTCCAACGGCCGTCTCCGCTTCGACGCCACCGGCCCTCCCGAGGTCGCCCAACAGGCCCTCAAGGACCTGGTCTCGCAGATCGGGCTCCGG ACCTCGATCAAGGTCCCTATCCCCCACAGCGCACGCGCCCACAtcatcggcaagggcggTTCCATGATCAAGGCCTTGCAGGAGAAGACGGGTGCGCGGATCCAGCTCCCTCGAGCTGAGGAGGGCAGCCGcccggccgacgatgacgacgatgacgacgccaCCATCGACGTCATTGTCGAGGGCAACGCCCTgtcagcggcgtcggcacgcAACGAGATTCTCAAGATCGCTGGCGAGCGCTCCGCCAATGTGCAGACCAAGGTTCGCGGCATCGCACCGGCCTTTTACCCCTTCCTTGCTGGTCCTGCCAACGCCATGGCTCAGTCGCTCGAAGACGAAAACGGCGTCCAGATCCGCGTGCCCCCACACCAGCCCTTGTCTCGCGTCCCCGCGCCCgtggcccccgcgcccggccAGCGGCCCGTGTTCcaccccgccggcgccgacgacgaccacatCCAGCTCGCCGGAGACCGGGCGGCCGTGCAAAAGGTGCGCGCCGAAATcgagcgccgtgccgcgcagCTGCagaaggagctcgaggccgagcagctcTCCATCCAGCGCGGTCGCCACCAGTTCATCGTGGGCGACCGCGGCGTGCCggccgacgacttcttcGCCGAGACGGGCTGCGCCATCCTGCTGCCGtcggaggacgacgacgacatgatcaccatcatcggccCGGCCGACCGCGTGCAGACCGGCCTGGAGCGCGCCATGGACCTCGCTATGGGCATGCAAATGTCCAACATTGACATCTCGAGGTTCCACCGCACCGCCCCgagtggcgccgccgcccacgccgccaacgTGACACGCtacctgcgccagcgccgcgagatTGATCGCCTCGAGAAGCTCTACAGCACGCACATCAACACGCCCTTTTCCCAGGACGGCGCCCTGCCGTGGGAGCTGTACTCGCGCGAGGGCAAGAATGCCATTCGCGCGCAGTCGGAGATTACTGGCATCATCAACGGtctcccgcccgcgcgcgtgcAGGCCGTCCCTGTGGACCCCTTCTTCCACCAGCACCTGCGCAACGACGTGACGCCCCGCGTCAAGAAGGACTACGGCGTGCACGTCGTGGTGCCCGAGGCCTCGGAAACCGACGCCCCCGTGCTGCTCGTCTTCGAGGGCCCGGACCCTGCCGACGGCCCGTACCAGGTCCCGCGCACCAAGCCGACGGAcaccgaggtcaaggccTTCCAGCgtggcatcgacgacgcgcgcaagcacatcctcgagctgctcaacaAGCAGGAGGCGCTTACCAGCACGACCCTGGACGTGCTGGCCAAGTTTCACGAGAAGCTTCGCCGCTTCATCAAGAAGGAGCAGGAGGGCCGCTCATCGGACCAGATCCCCATCCGCGTCACCAAGGTCGGCACTACCATCACGCTGCGCGGGCCGGCATCGGCCGTCGActcgctggcggccaaggccagggcctttgtcgagcaggccaaggaggaggagaaagagCGCGGCTTCACGCTGTCGTTTGACTTTCCCCAAAAGTACGCCAACCACCTGatcggcaagggcggcagcaacaTCAAGGAGCTGCGAGACCGCTTCGACGTGGAGATCCAGGTCCAGGATGGCAAGGTCGAGCTCAAGGGccccaaggccaaggccgaggcggcgcgctcgcacATCCAGGGGCTCGGCCGCACGTTGGCGGATGAGACGACGCACGTGCTCAAGATCGACCCCAAGTACCACCGTGAGCTCatcggcgcgcagggcggccagATCAACCGCCTGCAGAACCGCTACAAGGTGCTCATCTTCTTCCCGCGCTCCGCCAagagcgccgccgaagacCAGTCCAACGCGGACGCGACCAGCGAGGCCGGCAagccccgccgccagcaggcgcccgacgaggtcATCATCCGCGGACCCAAGAAGGGCGCTgacgaggcccgcgacgagaTCTTCTCGCTCCACAAGTACCTCGAGGAGCATTCGGTTACGGCTTCGGTGCCCGTGCAGCAGAAGCAGGTCGGCTCGCtcatcggccagggcggcgccgccctcgacgagctgcgccaggcgacgggcgcgcgcatcGACGTGCCCGCCGACCGCGACACGGACGTTGTGGAGATTGTCATCAAGGGCACCGCGTCgcaggtcgcgcaggcgcgcaaGATTctcgaggagaagcgcgccgtGTTTGACGACACCGTTGTCAAGACAATTGACGTCGACAAGAAGCACCACAAGGCCCTCATTGGCTCGGGCG GCTCCAGTCTGCGGGAgattgtcgtcggcgcgggtggCTCAGACGACCGCCGCAGCCTGGCGCGGACGATCCAGTTCCCCAAGCAGGACGCGGACGGTAACACCATCAAGGTGGAGGGCCGCACCGAGGTGGTGCACAACATCATCAAGCGCATCGAGGAGATTGTGGCGGAGCGTGAGAACCAGGTCaccgaggtggtggaggtgccGGTGGAGAACCACCGGTCGCTGatcgggcgcggcggcgacgtcaagcGGCAGATGGAGACGCAGTTCTCGGTGAGCATCGACGTGCCgcggcagggcgagggcaagacgggcgtCAAGGTGACGGGACGGCCGGAgaaggtggccgaggccaaggcgcacATCGCGGGCATCgtcaagcagcagcagggcgaggcgctgcaggtgcCGCGCAGCGTGCACCACGCCGTGTCCAACAACGGGCAGCTGTTCCGGCAGCTGCGCAATAACCACCAGGTGACGGTGGACCACGCGGGCCAGCAGGCGCCGGCCaagacgggctcgtcgacgcgctcggcggacgcggcgctgccgctcatcaccgacgacgccgacgcggcggcggacgctcACTCGTGGAAGGTGGTGCGGACGGCGTCggacgagcagggcgagaTCCCGTGGGTGCTGCGCGGGCCTCCCGAGGGcgtggccaaggccaaggagatgATCCAGCGGGCGCTGGAGCAGGCGCAGAAGAACGACGCGACGGGCTACCTGGTGCTGCCGGACCCCAAGACGTACCGGCACGTCATCGGGCCCAACGGGTCCAAGGTGAACTCGATTCGGCAGCAGAGCGGGTGCCGCATCCAGGTGCCGCGGGaccaggccaaggacgaggcgatTGAGATTGTGGGCAGCCAGGACGGCGTTGAAAAGGCCAAGGACCTGAttctggcggcggtgcgggagGCGCTCAAGAGGGAGtag
- a CDS encoding uncharacterized protein (COG:S~EggNog:ENOG503NYJT~TransMembrane:10 (i69-87o107-128i135-151o163-183i232-253o282-305i317-338o344-364i376-398o447-467i)) encodes MALGSFIKDASADGGRSSADPIGGGRFWSGKKKLGSNDFTMRERPIGEERDGSVANGSSTEYRTYKRRWFGLVQLTLMNIVVSWDWLTFAPVADNAATYYGVSKSTINWISTAFFLSFVAIFPLTIAVLHRGPKLAFMVAAVLILIGNWVRYAGSTSASGGHIAHVMAGEILIGFAQPFILAAPTRYSDLWFTNRGRVAATAVTSLANPLGGALGQLINPLWVKDPADISKMVLYVSIISTVCSVPAFFVPAAPPTPVGPSAETPKLRLRESLGVVTRSPELWLVLVPFFIYVGFFNSISSLLNQMMVPYGFSDDEAGIGGAVLILVGLVAAAVSSPILDRTKAFLLALKLFIPVIGLCYLVFVWMPETRNIAGPYVVLAALGAASFALVPVALEFLIELSHPLSPEVTSTTAWAGGQLFGAIFVIVSDALTDGDDAHPPRNMKRALIFQAVIALVVCPLPILLGLFGRSDKVVLRRIRSDEQGREGHIVAASSTTAQESRIA; translated from the exons atggcgctggGAAGTTTCATCAAGGACgcgagcgccgacggcggccggaGCAGCGCCGACCCCataggcggcggccgcttctggagcggcaagaagaagctcgGATCAAACGACTTCACGATGCGCGAGCGCCccatcggcgaggagcgcgacggcagcgtcgccaaCGGCTCCTCGACCGAGTACCGCACCTACAAGCGGCGCTGGTTTGGCCTCGTTCAGCTGACCCTCATGAACATTGTCGTCTCCTGGGAC TGGCTCACCttcgcccccgtcgccgacaacgcGGCCACCTACTATGGCGTTTCCAAGTCCACCATCAACTGGATCAGcaccgccttcttcctctccttcgTCGCCATCTTCCCCCTGACCATTGCCGTGCTGCACCGCGGGCCCAAGCTGGCTTTTAtggtggccgccgtgctcaTCCTCATCGGCAACTGGGTGCGCTATGCCGGCTCCACGAGCGCCTCCGGCGGCCACATCGCCCACGTCATGGCCGGCGAGATCCTCATCGGCTTCGCCCAGCCCTTtatcctcgccgccccgaccCGCTACTCGGACCTGTGGTTCACCAaccgcggccgcgtcgccgccaccgccgtcaccagcctcgccaaccccctgggcggcgccctgggcCAGCTCATCAACCCGCTCTGGGTCAAGGACCCGGCTGACATTTCCAAAATGGTCCTCTACGTGTCCATTATT TCGACCGTGTGCAGCGTCCCGGCCTTCTtcgtccccgccgcgccgcccacgcccgtcggcccgtcggccgagacgcccaagctccgcctccgcgagtcgctcggcgtcgtgaCGCGGTCGCCCGAGCTCTGGCTCGTGCTCGTCCCTTTCTTCATCTACGTCGGCTTCTTCAACTCCATCTCGTCGCTCCTCAACCAGATGATGGTGCCCTACGGcttctccgacgacgaggccggcatcggcggcgctgtcctcatcctcgtcggcctcgtcgccgccgccgtctcctcgcccaTCCTCGACCGCACAAAGgccttcctcctcgccctcaagcTCTTCATccccgtcatcggcctctgctacctcgtcttcgtctggATGCCCGAGACGCGCAACATCGCCGGTCCCtacgtcgtcctcgccgccctcggcgccgcctccttcgccctcgtccccgtcgccctcgagtTCCTCATCGAGCTCAGCCACCCCCTCAGCCCAGAGGtcacctccaccaccgcctgggccggcggccagctctTTGGCGCCATCTTTGTCATCGTCAGCGACGCCctcaccgacggcgacgacgcccacccgccccgcAACATGAAGCGCGCCCTCATCTTCCaggccgtcatcgccctcgtcgtctgcccaCTGCCCATCTTGCTCGGCCTCTTTGGCCGCAGCGACAAGGTCGTCCTGCGCCGCATCCGCTCCgacgagcagggcagggagggccacatcgtcgccgcctcatcgacgacggctcaGGAATCACGCATAGCGTGA
- the QCR6 gene encoding ubiquinol--cytochrome-c reductase subunit 6 (EggNog:ENOG503P47Z~COG:C), which translates to MGIWDAFSEIVEAVTPWSVVEAEAPAAEPKEEQSAESETKDDESPAEEAAEEATEAEEAPEEEEEEEEEEEDEEEIVDPKETLEEECKNSAQCAPAKHHFDECVERVQQQESEGEAKEDCVEEFFHLAHCATACAAPKLWSKLK; encoded by the exons ATGGGTATCTGGGACGCCTTTTCCGAGATTGTCGAGGCCGTGACGCCTtggagcgtcgtcgaggccgaggccccgGCCGCGGAGCCCAAG GAGGAGCAGTCCGCCGAGTCCGAgaccaaggacgacgagtcgcCCGCCGAAGAGGCCGCTGAGGAGGCtaccgaggccgaggaggccccggaggaggaggaggaagaggaggaagaggaagaggacgaggaggagattgtCGACCCCAAGGAGACGCTTGAGGAAG AGTGCAAGAACTCTGCCCAGTGTGCGCCGGCCAAGCACCACTTTGACGAGTGCGTCGAGcgcgtgcagcagcaggagagtgaaggcgaggccaaggaggactGCGTCGAGGAGT TCTTCCACCTCGCCCACTGCGCGACCGCCTGTGCCGCGCCCAAGCTGTGGTCCAAGCTCAAGTag
- the STE20 gene encoding Non-specific serine/threonine protein kinase (COG:T~EggNog:ENOG503NTWY): MDSQSSSFNGTSQRRRLVKKPPPSSSTTAAAAASPSSSFHQHHHTHHHAYARSSSGFDTQSIDSQRSSQSLRRAPSAPPVRSSASNTSNNSSSSPRHPPAAQWSSNPSPVLQQGDFSGTAAAAAAAAAASSSSSTTSPPPPFGTAYTIAAAAATPLAHRPNRLSDPHLSRLSQTASDDFIGAPFDGAAILSRIEATKISSPRSSFQRPPHAAPPTLVKAGTDSRLASPALRSSVSFSNMDPSIVEKVQGGRVPESQVTSPKRYSDEGKDAKPGVLRKKSGFSAIVNSLVGSQKKPVISAPENPVHVTHVGYDSATGQFTGLPKEWQRLINESGIPEKERRENPQTMVDILQFYKETQERPPEDQILEKFHHAGTSDMRGYATPPSNPTSPAMYPTNYMGSFENPRPPPPVPTSRNQGLGIAGKDMMPNRPAPKPPVSMNNRPLPPNAYTTKDSGIGMSQPADDMSPGGFGQVKDVPMLPEEHRSRSNSRANGQSPYSPPTPQMTQAAQATAYQQQLMQQQQEQALAQAQAAMSGHVGRVPSKRQPPPQAVPSPHHAPQYARTPEHNGHQGSRRQPSPGGGVPGARPRHRPRQSNGFDVVASLKRICNEGDPREVFRGFTKIGQGASGGVFTGYERGTNRLVAIKQMNLEQQPKKDLIINEILVMKDSSHPNIVNFIDSYLCGGELWVVMEFMEGGSLTDVVTFNIMTEGQIASVCRETLKGLQHLHSKGVIHRDIKSDNILLSNEGSIKLTDFGFCATINEAQNKRTTMVGTPYWMAPEVVTRKEYGRKVDIWSLGIMAIEMIEGEPPYLTESPLRALWLIATNGTPQIKNEQDLSPVFKDFLYFALKVDPEKRASAHDLLRHEFMKQCVDLGQLAPLVRAAREQRAQEKARKQ; encoded by the exons ATGGACAGCCAGAGCTCGTCTTTCAACGGCACCTCGCAACGTCGCAGGCTCGTCAAGAaacctcctccctcctcctccacaacagccgccgccgccgcctcgccatcctcctccttccaccagcaccaccacacgcaccaccacgcctacgcccgctcctcgtccggATTCGACACCCAGTCCATCGACAGCCAGCGCAGCTCCCAGAGCCTGCGGCGTGCCCCGAGCGCTCCGCCCGTGCGGTCCTCTGCTTCCAACACGTCCAACAacagctcctcctctccccgACACCCACCTGCCGCGCAGTGGTCGTCGAACCCGTCCCCCGTCCTGCAGCAGGGAGACTTTTCTggtaccgccgccgccgccgcagcagcagcagcagcctcctcttcatcgtcgacgacgtcgccgccgccgccgtttggCACCGCCtacaccatcgccgccgccgccgccacgccgctgGCCCATCGCCCGAACCGCCTCTCCGATCCTCACCTCAGCCGCCTGAGCCAAACGGCGTCCGACGACTTCATCGGCGCGCCtttcgacggcgccgccatcctgaGCCGCATCGAGGCCACCAAGATCTCGAGCCCCCGATCCTCATTCCAGCGACCCCCCCACGCTGCCCCGCCCACCCTCGTCAAGGCTGGCACCGACTCTCGCCTCGCGAGCCCCGCCCTGCGCTCCTCGGTGAGCTTCAGCAACATGGACCCCTCCATCGTGGAAAAGGTCCAGGGCGGCCGGGTCCCCGAGTCCCAGGTCACCAGCCCCAAGCGGTACTcggacgagggcaaggacgccaagcCCGGTGTCCTGCGCAAGAAGTCCGGCTtctccgccatcgtcaacagCCTCGTCGGTTCCCAGAAGAAGCCCGTCATTTCCGCACCCGAGAACCCCGTCCACGTCACCCACGTCGGCTACGACAGCGCCACGGGGCAATTCACG GGCTTGCCAAAGGAATGGCAACGGCTGATCAACGAGAGCGGCATCCCCGAAAAGGAACGGCGCGAGAACCCCCAGACCATGGTCGACATATTGCAGTTCTACAAGGAGACGCAAGAGCGGCCGCCCGAAGACCAGATACTCGAAAAGTTTCACCACGCAGGCACCTCGGATATGCGGGGATATGCCACGCCCCCTTCAAATccgacctcgcccgccatgtaTCCCACAAACTATATGG GGAGCTTTGAGaacccccggccgccgccccccgtgCCGACGAGCAGAAATCAGGGCctgggcatcgccggcaAGGACATGATGCCCAAtcgcccggcgccgaagccgcccgtGAGCATGAACAACCGGCCCCTACCCCCCAACGCGTACACGACCAAGGACTCGGGCATCGGCATGTCGCAGCCTGCCGACGACATGTCGcccggcggcttcggccagGTCAAGGACGTGCCGATGCTCCCCGAGGAGCACCGATCGCGGTCCAACTCACGCGCCAACGGACAGTCGCCATacagcccgccgacgccccagATGACGCAAGCCGCTCAGGCGACGGcgtaccagcagcagctgatgcaacagcagcaggagcaggccctggcgcaggcgcaggcggccatgTCGGGTCACGTCGGCCGCGTGCCCAGCAAGCGCCAGCCCCCGCCCCAGGCCGTCCCGAGCCCTCATCACGCGCCCCAATACGCGCGGACGCCTGAGCACAACGGCCACCAGGGCTCACGCCGGCAGCCgagccccggcggcggcgtgcccgGGGCTAGGCCGCGGCACCGACCCCGGCAGAGCAACGGCTTCGACGTGGTGGCCTCGCTCAAGCGCATCTGCAACGAGGGTGATCCGCGGGAGGTGTTCCGCGGCTTCACCAAGATCGGCCAAGGCGCGTCTGGCGGTGTCTTCACGGGCTACGAGCGCGGCACGaaccgcctcgtcgccatcaagCAGATGAacctggagcagcagcccaagaaggacctcatcatcaacgagATCCTCGTCATGAAGGACAGCTCGCACCCCAACATTGTCAACTTCATCGACAGTTAcctgtgcggcggcgagctgtgGGTCGTCATGGAGTTCATGGAGGGCGGCAGCCTGACCGACGTGGTCACCTTCAACATCATGACCGAGGGCCAGATCGCGTCGGTATGCCGCGAGACGCTCAAGGGCCTACAGCACCTGCACTCCAAGGGTGTAATCCACCGTGACATCAAGTCGGACAACATTCTACTCTCCAACGAAGGCAGCATCAAGCTGA CTGATTTCGGCTTCTGCGCCACCATCAACGAGGCCCAGAACAAGCGCACGACAATGGTGGGCACGCCCTACTGGATGGCGCCCGAGGTGGTGACGCGCAAGGAATACGGCCGCAAGGTGGACATTTGGTCGctcggcatcatggccattGAGATGATTGAGGGCGAGCCGCCGTACCTGACCGAGTCGCCCTTGCGGGCGCTGTGGCTGATTGCCACCAACGGCACACCGCAGATCAAGAACGAGCAGGACCTGTCGCCCGTCTTCAAGGACTTTCTCTACTTTGCGCTCAAGGTGGATCCCGAGAAGCGGGCGAGCGCTCACGACCTGCTAAGG CACGAGTTCATGAAGCAATGCGTCGATCTGGGCCAGCTTGCGCCTCTCGTCCGAGCCGCGCGCGAACAGCGAGCCCAAGAAAAGGCCAGGAAGCAGTAG
- the ERG27 gene encoding 3-beta-hydroxysteroid 3-dehydrogenase (TransMembrane:1 (o343-365i)~BUSCO:EOG09262SR7~COG:I~EggNog:ENOG503NWKM), giving the protein MVAAVSQAGAAPWDAVPAHDQLFVLITGSNSGVGLGIAHRLIDEFLAQRPLTSHLILIATARSPAKCLQAVHDIRAYAANRDAASTLAARAGPDYVHPRDTLARVHALGLTLDLCDLRGVRDFAARLVHGEVSNPRGAEAPIEQGGAGEDLRGVRVPRIDSVICNAAFGGWSGVDWLGAVWSILTKGIVQSVTWPTFKGSLPTCILNERQEYGYPVKPLLGEVFAACVFGHYMLVHQLLPLLSRPAETSSSLSTDAGPLLPPGRIIWSSSIEACRDVFDPDDLQCFTRDEAYESAKRLTDVLSLTSSLPGSTPSSERWLTPDDAAVASARPVRPRVYVSHPGIVASTLFPVPWFLMWAYTLALVISRWLGSPWHTVDGYRGATAAVWLALEPQPALDARAADRVKWGASADRHGRAAVKLTEVEGWGWEGRVEDPRHDTAPGVLHKARGRKHGTLDAVREDIERFEELGARCWREMEDLRARWEDIIGDD; this is encoded by the exons ATGGTCGCCGCGGTATCGCAGGCTGGGGCCGCCCCGTGGGACGCCGTCCCTGCTCACGACCAGCTGTTTGTCCTCATCACGGGCTCCAACAG CGGCGTGGGCCTTGGCATCGCCCAccgcctcatcgacgagttcctcgcccagcggcccCTGACGTCGcacctcatcctcatcgcgacggcgcgctccCCGGCCAAGTGCCTCCAGGCGGTGCACGACATCCGCGCGTACGCCGCCAACCGAGATgcggcctcgacgctggCTGCCCGCGCGGGCCCCGACTACGTCCACCCGCGCGAcacgctcgcccgcgtccacgccctcggcctgaCGCTCGACCTGTGCGACCTGCGCGGCGTGCGTGActtcgccgcccgcctcgtccacggcgagGTGAGCAacccgcgcggcgccgaggcccccatcgagcagggcggcgccggcgaggacctgCGCGGCGTGCGTGTCCCCCGCATCGACAGCGTCATCTGCAATGCCGCGTTCGGAGGCTGGTCCGGCGTCGACTGGCTCGGGGCCGTGTGGTCCATCCTCACAAAGGGCATCGTGCAGTCGGTGACGTGGCCGACGTTCAAGGGCTCGCTGCCGACGTGCATCCTCAACGAGCGGCAGGAGTACGGTTAC CCCGTCAAGCCCCTCCTCGGCGAAGTGTTTGCAGCGTGCGTCTTTGGCCACTACATGCTCGtgcaccagctgctgccTCTGCTCAGCCGTCCCGcggagacgtcgtcgtcgttgtcgacggacgcggggccgctgctgccccccgGACGCATCATCTGGTCGTCGAGCATCGAGGCGTGCCGCGACGTCTTCGATCCGGACGACCTGCAGTGCTTcacgcgcgacgaggcctaCGAGTCGGCCAAGCGCCTCACCGACGTGCTCAGCCTGACATCGTCGCTGCCGGGATCGACCCCCTCGTCGGAGCGGTGGCtcacgcccgacgacgccgccgtcgcctcggcgcggcccgtccgcccgcgcGTCTACGTCTCGCATccgggcatcgtcgccagcacCCTCTTCCCGGTCCCGTGGTTCCTCATGTGGGCCTACACGCTCGCACTCGTCATCTCCCGCTGGCTCGGCTCCCCCTGGCACACCGTCGACGGCTACAggggcgccacggccgccgtctggcttgccctcgagccccagcccgccctcgacgctcgcgccgccgaccgcgtcAAGTggggcgccagcgccgaccgccacggccgcgccgccgtcaagctcACCGAGGTCGAGGGTTGGGGCTGGGagggccgcgtcgaggaccCCCGCCACGACACCGCGCCAGGCGTCCTGCAcaaggcgcgcgggcgcaagCACGGcaccctcgacgccgtgcgcgAGGACATTGAGCGCTTTGAGGAGCTGGGtgcccgctgctggcgcgagatggaggacctgcgcgcccgctGGGAGGACATTATCGGCGACGACTGA